Proteins co-encoded in one Xiphophorus hellerii strain 12219 chromosome 10, Xiphophorus_hellerii-4.1, whole genome shotgun sequence genomic window:
- the LOC116726848 gene encoding SH3 and multiple ankyrin repeat domains protein 1-like isoform X1 — MLGNNEHFYSSQDDKDGEDEEEEEEQRRGSDEGLWSRENGGLEGLGGKEMIGGRQAWEGKGGEAVKPAAIVVGRQRMDRPLRPGNLDNRGIAHMSNQAQMHHHAANKLQQQHLIAAKRRALMERSMTAVAPHEDAFLTMMVFRIGIPDIKQTRCLQFDQDCTVWSAKQQIVCSLGESLWDVYNYGLFQPAGEGRDAKFLEEERPLRDYARTFEKGVPYLEFRYKTRVYKQTNLDEKALAKLSTKASQKKFLEYVQTGAMEKMAKVLEKGLDPNFHDPDSGETPLSVAVQSGLPVDGVRLLVLGGAHMDFRSRDGMTALHKAVRAHNHAGLLALLSLGASPDYKDRCGLTPLYHTVLTGGETSCCETLLYYRAKLGTRDENGWDESHQHRDEEEFGMEEIHKACQNGFAQHLEHLLFYGADTASQNASGNTALHISALYNKESCVRVLLYRGANKEAKNKHGQTPFQVAVMAGHFELGEIIKNHKDMDVVPFLESPKFVPRRKESVHTLPLPSLHSHPLLRANSDNTVTGSDPLILPAKAATNPGQGQRRASIGVRSSSSPRNRTRSPSRGRGGQSDTEERHRQPRGRQGAAPGGGQMKRMYSAVPGRVYVAIRSHSASGDRELSLNKGDKVKVLSVGEGGYWEGTARGRTGWFPSDCVQEVAPPSREKETRSEKAKRKLFRNVTVGAYDGTDGPSDYIIKEKTVLLQKKDNEGFGFVLRGAKAQTPIEEFTPTPAFPALQYLESVDEGGVAWRAGLRMGDFLIEVNGQNVVKVGHRQVVNMIRQGGNSLMVKVVMVARNPELEDTARKKAPQQSKRLTPPAIALRSKSMTSELEDMVEKAAASPWKKKAEYEPSQGPDKKRTVYQMALNKLDEILAAAQHTITSDSQGQRGHGGKRDRSKSIVPNVPTVPNEQPYEQPSSVSLMQTGQGFGYNQAHFQPGHGPQHAVMMRQKSIGVTEEERQYLHPPAMKLARSLSVPGPEDIPPPPNTSAPEPPLSAGPYTGRGPAMPIPPVSQAHYQFHSQPAHPTQAAWERGGPGGMNQQVMVPTLRRQSDGLCIREPEAPRRGGGKMGGLRRGYSSATPPTSAKPKPQQVQHPVQLTSREQGGGAGRGVARRGGRGALIKQSKVEDGLRQHRGKGGATKEKSSIPIPTIIVKAPSTSSSGRSSQGSSIEADPSQDVEDQTSGNAAPDNSSTSLPSPLTPTPPQPTTPNSLPSSVAPAVSSQQNLEKLDYTSTFGTAFSGGGTRRDRERLRDMRRKSASFYQSSEEDIQGEAGGGEGGGTLETQVQPLQGSKMEVPTPRLRPSKSIDEGMFSGDNFMNYSSSMPPAFGLPEYSSPVLGQDGQPKSAPSVYGSQPATTFIHPLTGKVLDPSSPLGLALAARERALKDDRRTRRDDRHFGRQMSTVGSFPTPIQTPTPSLFATPTQSAYTSPVSLHLGSPSATASPASLSRPQSPRILRLGGGGGGGGERMERERDGGPKEGLRVRFSEDRNSQFSGQYYPQSSREREKEMYESKHAQAVQPPPPPAQPAPRRPSYLQMENVPNTSYIPQYTVPTAPSQTNDAMGEARAGAGGLGLMVLPPPAPSIDVDEEFVFADPLPPPLQFANGKNERAMEFSQHHQRQSQHPAPAAPPPPPPPPSPKPSNAPQQSSQGGDSAASSLTSYDSEVANLTQSALSPSYPSPQIFAPSSNTATTSVAAASLHRPQPMSHAHPYYGSTNDPLVGVQTPAQDRGTAALTTTMTYATTTMTATAAATTTTASPASSDYSMAGPKVGLSTGSKGTDPTHSSTMIPKIGDWQDTVVDSGIEELDSHSSSDHHLEMLGLGGLRGEKIGLGGDGRGGEGEKVNEHQDPCTIYRGGQPFDVHTSKMANPVFPKMTHYKEMEGRGPPIALRRQNSTNPAPLQLQRQSHPEDAGLERTLVDDRKHKQSRARMEDGFSSALAACLERPMEPRSVVWGDIAEHEQEGVQHGGMVLEGRRLHSPFSGVKASIINELSSKLQQMSSMKSMDDWSHVPKSPSMHRYSADFTDAFHSPPTGRSTSPLPTSSPQHRQILTPNLSASPSVSPSPQVPVQRNWTRSPSPQMPTSPVHSHPPHSPTYCPYPTSPKHRSKLRRQTFDFQCSPSKEMRSSVSRRRAPSPLIYNTEQQNPTPPRPSSLPILPSTPIYSNPFDFPGPLTPPSPGHSLGDPYHASTPPLFSPSGVPSPNPLLVSRSLSPTHFFSGASSPLHLPPSPSCLNYPNLSPAPPARPFAIKPLPYWTKYDVADWLTYLNLGEHRERFIDNEIDGSHLPSLTKDDFLDLGVTRVGHRMNIERALKKLTDRRLSSPLHVPTSPRDTD; from the exons cggTGCCTCCAGTTTGACCAGGACTGCACCGTGTGGAGCGCCAAGCAGCAGATCGTCTGTTCGCTTGGCGAGTCCCTGTGGGACGTCTACAACTACGGACTCTTCCAGCCGGCTGGAGAAGGACGAGATGCCAAATTCCTGGAGGAGGAGCGCCCCCTACGGGACTATGCACGCACCTTTGAGAAAGGGGTTCCCTACCTCGAG tttCGGTATAAAACCAGAGTTTACAAACAGACCAACCTGGATGAGAAGGCTCTGGCTAAGCTCAGCACCAAG GCCAGCCAGAAGAAGTTTCTGGAATACGTCCAGACTGGAGCGATggaaaaaatggcaaaagttCTGGAAAAAGGTCTGGATCCAAATTTTCATGACCCTGACAGCGGAG AGACGCCGCTGTCGGTGGCGGTGCAGTCCGGCCTGCCGGTGGACGGCGTCCGGCTGCTGGTTCTGGGCGGGGCCCACATGGATTTTAGGAGCCGTGATGGCATGACGGCGCTGCACAAAGCTGTGAGAGCTCACAACCACGCCGGACTGCTG GCACTTTTGTCCCTCGGAGCGTCTCCGGACTACAAGGACCGCTGTGGCCTGACCCCGCTGTACCACACTGTGCTGACAGGGGGCGAAACGTCCTGCTGCGAGACGCTGCTGTATTACCGGGCGAAGCTGGGCACCAGGGACGAGAACGGCTGGGATGAGAGCCATCAG CACAGGGATGAAGAGGAATTTGGAATGGAAGAAATCCATAAG gCTTGCCAGAACGGCTTTGCTCAACACTTGGAGCATCTGCTGTTTTATGGAGCGGACACGGCTTCTCAAAACGCCTCAGGGAACACTGCACTTCACATTTCAGCGCTCTACAACAAG GAAAGCTGCGTCCGGGTTCTGCTGTACCGGGGGGCCAACAAGGAGGCGAAGAACAAACATGGCCAGACTCCTTTTCAG GTTGCTGTGATGGCAGGTCACTTTGAACTTGGAGAGATTATTAAAAACCATAAAGACATGGATGTTG TTCCCTTTTTAGAGTCACCAAAGTTTGTTCCCAGGCGAAAGGAGAGCGTCCACACGCTGCCTCTCCCCTCGCTCCATTCCCACCCACTGCTGCGCGCCAACAGCGACAACACCGTGACCGGCTCCGACCCGCTGATCCTCCCCGCCAAGGCCGCCACCAACCCGGGGCAG GGCCAGCGCCGGGCCTCCATCGGGGTCAGGAGCTCCAGCAGCCCCCGGAACCGAACCCGGTCCCCGTCCAGAGGCAGAGGAGGCCAGAGCGATACGGAGGAGCGGCACCGGCAGCCCAGAGGCCGGCAGGG CGCGGCTCCGGGCGGCGGTCAGATGAAGCGGATGTACAGCGCGGTGCCGGGCCGGGTTTACGTCGCCATCCGCTCTCACTCTGCCAGCGGAGACAGAGAACTCTCACTTAACAAAGGCGACAAAGTAAAAG TGCTGAGTGTGGGAGAGGGGGGCTACTGGGAGGGAACGGCGAGAGGACGCACCGGCTGGTTTCCCTCCGACTGCGTGCAGGAAGTGGCGCCGCCCAGCAGAGAGAAAG AGACGCGGAGCGAGAAGGCCAAGAGGAAACTTTTCCGTAACGTCACAGTGGGAGCATACGACGGTACCGATGGGCCAAG CGACTACATCATTAAGGAGAAGACAGTGCTCCTACAGAAGAAAGACAATGAAGGCTTCGGCTTTGTGCTCAGAGGAGCCAAAG CTCAGACTCCCATAGAGGAGTTCACGCCAACGCCAGCCTTCCCGGCGCTGCAGTACCTGGAGTCTGTTGATGAGGGGGGCGTGGCCTGGAGAGCGGGCCTGAGGATGGGGGACTTCCTCATCGAG GTGAACGGCCAGAATGTGGTGAAGGTGGGTCACCGGCAGGTGGTCAACATGATCCGGCAGGGCGGCAACAGCCTCATGGTGAAGGTGGTGATGGTCGCTAGGAACCCGGAGCTGGAGGACACGGCTCGGAAGAAAG CCCCGCAGCAGTCGAAACGACTGACCCCTCCTGCCATCGCCCTGCGCTCAAAGTCGATGACATCAGAGCTGGAAGACATGG TGGAGAAAG CCGCCGCCTCGCCCTGGAAGAAGAAAGCAG AGTATGAACCCTCTCAGGGTCCAGATAAGAAGAGGACCGTTTATCAGATGGCGCTAA ATAAGCTGGATGAAATCTTGGCTGCTGCTCAGCACACCATCACATCCGACAGCCAAGGTCAGAGAGGTCACGGAGGCAAGAGGGACCGGAGCAAGAGCATCGTTCCCAACGTTCCCACTGTTCCCAACGAG CAGCCGTATGAGCAGCCGTCATCCGTGAGTCTGATGCAGACTGGGCAAGGATTTGGCTACAACCAGGCCCATTTTCAACCTGGCCATGGACCTCAGCATGCAGTCATGATGCGCCAGAAATCCATTG GTGTGACGGAAGAAGAAAGGCAGTACCTCCACCCACCTGCTATGAAGCTAGCTCGCAGTCTTTCAGTGCCAGGACCAGAAGACATCCCACCGCCCCCCAACACGTCTGCTCCAGAGCCGCCTTTATCCGCAGGTCCTTATACTGGTAGAGGGCCTGCTATGCCAATCCCCCCTGTATCTCAAGCTCACTACCAGTTCCACTCACAGCCAGCGCATCCTACGCAGGCTGCCTGGGAGAGGGGAGGACCTGGTGGGATGAACCAGCAGGTCATGGTTCCCACCCTCCGCAGGCAGTCCGATGGACTCTGCATAAGAGAGCCAGAGGCGCCTCGGAGAGGTGGCGGCAAGATGGGAGGGCTGAGGAGAGGATACAGCAGTGCCACACCACCAACAAGTGCAAAGCCAAAGCCTCAACAGGTGCAGCATCCTGTGCAACTCACCAGCCGGGAGCAAGGTGGAGGAGCCGGAAGGGGAGTAGCGAGGCGTGGAGGTCGTGGAGCTCTGATCAAGCAGTCAAAGGTGGAAGACGGGCTGAGACAACATAGGGGCAAAGGAGGTGCTACCAAAGAGAAGAGTTCTATCCCCATCCCTACCATCATCGTCAAAGCGCCGTCCACCAGCAGTAGTGGCCGAAGCAGCCAGGGTAGCAGCATAGAAGCAGATCCGTCTCAGGATGTGGAGGACCAAACCTCTGGGAACGCAGCTCCAGACAACTCCAGCACAAGCCTACCTTCACCACTGACCCCCACACCGCCTCAGCCGACTACACCCAACTCCTTGCCTTCGAGTGTCGCACCCGCCGTCTCTTCTCAGCAAAACCTGGAAAAATTGGACTATACCTCAACATTTGGCACAGCATTTAGTGGAGGAGGAACACGCAGGGACAGGGAGCGATTAAGAGACATGAGAAGAAAGAGCGCTTCCTTCTACCAGTCATCAGAGGAAGACATCCAAGGAGAGGCAGGTGGTGGAGAAGGAGGAGGGACACTTGAGACCCAAGTTCAGCCTCTGCAAGGCTCAAAAATGGAGGTACCCACCCCTCGACTTCGGCCTTCCAAGTCTATAGATGAAGGCATGTTTTCTGGAGACAACTTCATGAACTATTCCAGCAGCATGCCCCCAGCCTTTGGCCTTCCAGAGTACTCCTCACCTGTCCTTGGCCAGGATGGGCAGCCCAAGTCAGCCCCCTCAGTGTATGGCAGCCAGCCTGCTACAACTTTTATCCATCCACTAACAGGGAAAGTGCTTGACCCCTCGTCCCCACTTGGCCTGGCACTGGCTGCGAGAGAACGAGCTCTGAAAGACGACCGCAGGACGCGTCGAGATGACAGGCACTTTGGCCGGCAGATGTCCACAGTTGGATCCTTCCCTACACCAATTCAGACCCCAACACCTTCGCTGTTTGCAACCCCGACGCAATCGGCATATACTTCTCCGGTGTCCCTTCACCTCGGATCCCCCTCCGCCACCGCCTCCCCTGCGTCTTTGAGCCGGCCGCAGTCACCAAGGATTTTACGTttaggaggtggaggaggaggaggtggggagaggatggagagagaaagagatggaGGGCCTAAAGAGGGTCTTAGAGTTCGTTTCTCTGAGGACAGAAACAGCCAGTTTTCAGGCCAGTACTACccacagagcagcagagagagagagaaggagatgTACGAAAGCAAACATGCTCAGGCTGTTCAGCCTCCTCCCCCGCCAGCTCAACCTGCCCCCCGTAGACCCTCCTACTTGCAGATGGAAAACGTTCCCAACACAAGCTATATTCCACAGTACACTGTCCCCACAGCTCCATCACAGACTAACGACGCAATGGGAGAAGCAAGAGCCGGGGCGGGCGGCCTGGGACTGATGGTtctccctcctcctgctccctcAATAGACGTAGATGaggagtttgtttttgcagatccTTTGCCCCCTCCGCTACAATTTGCTAACGGAAAGAATGAGAGAGCAATGGAGTTCTCTCAGCATCATCAACGCCAGAGTCAACACCCTGCTCCTGCTGCCCCACCTCCACCACCCCCTCCTCCGTCTCCTAAGCCCTCAAATGCTCCCCAACAGTCTTCACAAGGTGGCGACTCTGCTGCCTCAAGCCTCACCTCCTATGACAGCGAAGTGGCCAACCTCACGCAGTCTGCACTTTCTCCATCGTATCCGTCCCCGCAAATATTTGCACCGTCGTCCAACACCGCTACCACCTCAGTGGCTGCTGCATCACTACACAGACCCCAGCCCATGTCACATGCCCATCCTTATTATGGCAGCACCAATGACCCGTTGGTTGGGGTTCAGACGCCAGCCCAGGACAGAGGCACAGCTGCCCTTACCACCACCATGACCTACGCAACAACAACAATGACAGCAACTGCTGCtgccacaaccacaacagcctCTCCTGCCTCCTCCGACTACAGCATGGCTGGGCCCAAAGTAGGCCTTAGCACAGGGAGTAAAGGAACCGATCCCACTCATTCCAGTACTATGATTCCCAAGATTGGAGACTGGCAGGACACAGTGGTAGATTCTGGCATTGAGGAGCTGGACAGTCATAGCAGTAGTGACCATCATCTAGAAATGCTGGGACTTGGTGGCTTGAGAGGAGAAAAAATCGGACTTGGAGGTGATGGACGAGGAGGGGAGGGAGAGAAAGTCAACGAACATCAGGATCCCTGCACAATCTACCGGGGAGGGCAACCGTTTGATGTGCACACCTCCAAAATGGCAAACCCCGTCTTTCCAAAGATGACGCATTACAAGGAAATGGAAGGGAGAGGCCCGCCTATAGCGTTACGCAGGCAGAACAGCACCAACCCGGCTCCTTTGCAGTTGCAGAGACAAAGCCACCCTGAAGATGCCGGTTTGGAGAGAACTCTTGTTGACGACAGAAAGCACAAGCAGAGTCGGGCCAGAATGGAAGATGGCTTTAGCTCCGCGCTGGCGGCCTGTCTGGAGAGGCCCATGGAGCCTCGGTCAGTGGTCTGGGGTGACATCGCTGAACACGAACAAGAAGGAGTCCAGCATGGCGGTATGGTGTTGGAGGGTCGCAGGCTTCACTCGCCTTTTTCTGGTGTGAAAGCCAGCATCATCAACGAGTTAAGTTCCAAACTGCAACAGATGAGTAGCATGAAGAGTATGGATGACTGGAGTCACGTTCCTAAGTCCCCCTCCATGCATAG GTATTCAGCAGATTTTACCGATGCCTTCCACAGCCCACCGACCGGTCGCTCCACCTCGCCGCTACCGACCTCCTCCCCGCAGCATCGACAGATCCTGACTCCCAACCTCTCGGCCTCCCCTTCTGTCTCTCCGTCTCCTCAAGTCCCCGTTCAGCGCAACTGGACCCGCTCCCCTTCTCCTCAGATGCCGACCTCCCCGGTACATTCCCATCCTCCCCATTCCCCAACCTACTGCCCATACCCAACATCACCTAAGCACAGATCTAAGTTGCGCAGGCAGACTTTTGATTTTCAGTGTAGTCCCTCTAAAGAGATGCGGTCATCGGTTTCCAGGCGCCGGGCCCCCAGCCCTCTCATCTACAACACCGAACAGCAGAACCCAACACCACCCAGACCGTCCTCTCTCCCCATCCTTCCCTCCACACCTATCTACAGTAACCCCTTTGACTTTCCTGGCCCTCTCACACCTCCATCTCCTGGTCACTCTCTCGGAGATCCCTACCACGCCTCGACTCCCCCGCTGTTCTCTCCTTCCGGTGTGCCGAGTCCGAACCCTCTACTAGTCTCACGCTCTCTCTCCCCGACTCATTTCTTCTCGGGAGCCTCCTCCCCATTGCATCTACCACCCAGCCCTTCTTGTCTCAACTACCCCAACCTCAGCCCCGCTCCCCCTGCCAGACCCTTTGCCATCAAACCTCTACCCTACTGGACCAAGTACGACGTTGCCGACTGGTTGACTTACTTAAATTTGGGTGAACACAGGGAGCGTTTTATAGACAACGAGATAGACGGATCTCATCTCCCGTCACTTACTAAGGACGACTTCTTGGACCTGGGAGTGACCCGAGTGGGGCATCGAATGAACATCGAGCGGGCCCTCAAGAAACTCACTGACAG GCGTCTCTCCTCTCCTTTGCATGTCCCCACGTCTCCTCGAGACACAGACTGA